The DNA region CGAGGCCGGGACGGCGCTGATCGAACCGGCGCGCGCCGCCGTGCGCGGCCTGGCGACGGCCCGGGCCAGCGTCGCGGCCGTGCACGAGCTGCGCGACGGGAAGCTGGACATCGCCGCCATGCCGTCCCAGGCGGTCGAGCCGCTGACGACGATGGTCCGTGCGTTCAGCGGCCCCTACCCCGGCGTGTCAGTGAGCGTCCGGGCCGCCTTCACCTCCCGCGACGTCGTCGACATGGTGCGCACCGGCGCCGCCGAGCTGGGTCTGCTCGCCACGTCGGAGCCGCTGCCCGACAAGGAGGTGGTGTCCCATGCGGCGGGGGAACAGCGATTCGTCCTGGTCACACCGCCCGACGGTCCGTTTCCGGCCGGACGGCCGATCGCCTGCGAGGAGTTGTCCGGGCAGCGGCTGATCGTCGGGCAGCGGGGCACGGGGATGCGCGCGTACGTCGACGGCCTGCGGGAGCGCGGCATCGACATCGCCGTCGCGGCCGAGACCGAGCACCGGGTGGCGATCCTTCCCCTGGTCCTCGCCGGTGTCGGGCTCGCCGTGGTCACCGAGTCCTGGCGCACCATGGCCGAGCGGGCCGGGGCGCTGGTCCTGGACATCGAGCCGAGGACGACCCTGCGGATCGCGCTGGTCAGCCGACGCACAGGCCTCTCCCCGGCCGCCCGCACCTTCGTGACATGTGCGCTGGAGGCGGTCGACAACTGCGCGAACCCACAGGTCAGACGCTGATAAGACGGCCTTATGTGCCAGATCGGCAGAGCGACTTGGACGGCCCGCGGCACCGGTTGCTGCAATCGGCGCATGAACCGCCATCACCCCGTGACCCGCCACCGCATCGCGCTCGTCCCCGGAGACGGCATCGGCGCCGAGGTCCTGCCGCCCGCCCAGCTGGTGCTCAACGCCGTCGGCGCCCGCCACGGCATCGCGTTCTCGTACGACTCCTACGACTGGTCCTGCGAGCGTTACCTCCGTGAGGGCGCGATGATGCCCCCCGACGGCCTCGATCAGCTCCGCGACAAGGACGCGATCCTGCTCGGCGCCGTGGGCTGCCCGGGCGTGCCCGACCATGTCTCCCTGTGGGGCCTGCTGATCCCGATCCGGCGCGGCTTTCGCCAGTACGTCAACCTGCGGCCGATCCGCGTCTTCGAAGGAGTCGAGAGCCCCCTGCGCGCCGCCGCCTCCGGTGGTGTCGACGGCGGCGTGGAGTTCGTCGTCGTACGCGAGAACGTGGAGGGCGAGTACAGCGAGATCGGCGGCCGTCTGAACCGGGGGACGAGCGAGGAACTGGCCGTCCAGGAAGCGGTCTTCACGCGCGCCGGGGTGACCCGGGTCCTCGACTTCGCCTTCGGTCTCGCCGCGCGGCGCGGCGTGACCCTCACGTCGGCCACCAAGTCCAACGGCATCGTGCACACCATGCCGTTCTGGGACGAGCTCGTCGCCGAACGTGCCGCCGCCCATCCGCGGGTCTCGTGGAACCAGGAGCACATCGACGCGCTCGCGGCGAAGTTCGTCCTCGACCCGGGCCGCTTCGACGTGGTCGTCGCCTCGAACCTGTTCGGTGACATCCTCAGCGACCTCGCCGCCGCCGTCGCCGGGTCCATCGGCATCGCCCCGGCCGCCAACCTCAACCCCGAGCGCGATTTCCCCTCGATGTTCGAGCCGGTCCACGGCTCCGCGCCCGACATCGCGGGCCGCGGCATCGCCAACCCGCTCGGCGCGATCTGGTCGGCCGCCATGATGCTCGACCACCTCGGGCATCCCGCCGCGGCCAAGGACATCACCGACGCGATCGCCGCGGTGCTGGCCAAGACCGATGTCCGCACGCCGGACCTGGGCGGGAGTGCGTCGACCGCCGAGTTCACCGACAAACTGCTCGAACTGCTCTGACGGCTTGAGCGTCTGGGGCCTCCGGCCCACCGCTGCCTGTCCGGCCCACCGCCTGCCTGCCCACTGCCCCACTGACCCACTGGCCTTCTGGCCACCCGGCCACCCGGCCACCCGGCTGTCGGCCGCTCCGACGGCCTGGCTGCGCCCCCGTTCCATGTTCCGCGTTCCGCGTTCCTCGACGAGGAGAGACGAGGAGAACCACCATGGCAGCGCCCGCGTCCCCCGGCTCCGCCCCCACCACCGCTCCCGGCCACGACCGCCCGCCGTCCAGACCCTGGTACGGGCAGCTCTACTTCTGGGTCCTGACCGCGATCGTCTGCGGCGTCCTGACGGGCTGGCTCTGGCCGGGGGTCGGGGTCGCTCTGGAACCGGTGGGCACCACCTTCGTGTCCGCCATCAAGATGCTCATCGCGCCGATCGTTTTCCTGACCATCGTGGGCGGCATCGGCGGCGTCGACAGCCTGCGCCGCGTCGGCAGGGTCGGCCTCAAGTCCCTCGCCTGCTTCCAGGCGGGCACGCTGGTGGCCCTGGCGCTCGGCCTGATCGCCGTGAACGTCTTCCGGCCCGGCGCCGGAGTCCACGCCGACCCCGGCGAACTGCACCTCGCCGGCGACGCCGCCCAGTACGTCAAGGACGGGGAGGGCCAGAGCTGGTGGCACTTCCTGACCGACGTGGTCCCCTCCAGCGCGGTGGGTGCCTTCGCCGAGGGCAACATCCTCCAGGTCATCTTCTTCTCGGTCCTCTTCGGCATCGCGCTCAAGGCCGTCGGACCGACAGGAGCCCCGATCGTCGAGGGGATCAACCGGCTCAGCACCGTCGTGTTCAAGATCCTGCACTACGTCATGCTGGCGGCGCCCGTCGGGGCCTTCGGGGCGATGGCCTTCACCATCGGCAAGTACGGCATCTCCACCCTCACCAGCCTCGGCCGTCTCATCGGCCTGTTCTACGGCACCTCGCTCTTCTTCGTCGTCGTGGTCCTCGGCGGCGTGCTCGCGCTCCTGCGGATCAGCGTCTTCCGGCTGCTGCACTATCTGCGTGAGGAGTTCCTCATCGTCCTCGGCACCTCCTCCTCCGAGAGCGTGCTGCCCCGCGTGATGACCAAACTGACGGGCCTCGGGGTGCGCCGCGACATCGTCGGACTGACGGTGCCGACGGGGTACTCCTTCAACCTCGACGGCAGTTCCATCTATCTGTCCCTGGCGGCCGTCTACATCGCCCAGGCCACGGACACCCCGCTGTCCCTCGGACAGCAACTCGGCCTGCTCGCCGTCATGATCCTCACGTCCAAGGGCTCGGGCGGCGTCACCGGCGCCGGCTTCATCGCCCTGGCCGCCACGCTCTCCAGCGTCGGCACGGTCCCCGCGGCCGGCATCATGCTCATCTTCGGCATCGACAAGTTCATGTCCGAGTGCCGTGCCCTGACCAACCTCGCCGGCAACAGCGTCGCCACCCTCCTCGTGGCCCGCTGGGAAGGCGCCCTCGACACCCCACGCGTCAACCGGGTCTTGCGCACCGGAACCCCCGAACCGCCCCCGGATCCGGAACCGGAGGCCGTCCCGCCCACAGAGCACGACACCGGGCCCCCACCGGCGCTGGTCACGACATGACCCCGGTCGCACATGCGAGCACGCCGCCGGAAGGGAAGGCCGGCGGCGTGCTCACTCATACCGTGCGGAGCCGGCAGACTCCGGTGATGCGTCCGGTCAGTCGTTGACGCAGGTGTTGCCGAAGGTCGGGTTGAGCAGGCCGACGACGTTGATCGAGTTGCCGCACACATTGACCGGGACGTGCACCGGAACCTGGATCACGTTGCCCGAAACCACGCCGGGGGAATTCGTGGCAGCGCCCTGGGCACCGGAATCGGCGGACGCGAGACCGGCGCCACCCAGCACGAGTGCGCTGGTGCCCAGCACCACAGCGGCCAGCTTCTTCATCTTCATCGCGGACATGTCGCTCTCCTTGAGTAAATTGACAGCGGAAGGCATTCGACAAGGCGAGTACGGCATCACGCACACAGAACATCCCTGCCGACCACCCCCGTTGATCAACGCGCTGCCCGGCGCCGGGACACGGCCTCTCCCGCAGTCGCGACGCCGGAATCGATCCCCGCGGGGAACACCGGCCGCACTGCTCGCCACTTCGCACCGGCGATCGTGTGTACGACCGCTGCTAGCCTGCGCTCATGATCAAGGGGAGATCGCCCGGCCGAACAGCCCACATCGGGAGCAACCGGTCAGAGCGCGTCCTGATCCTCGCCAGCTTCGTGAACCGAGTCGGCAACGGGCTCTTCAACGCGGCGGCGGCCCTCTACTTCACCTTGATCGTGGAACTGCCGGCCGTGCAGGTGGGTGCCGCCCTCACCGTCGCCGGCCTCATCGGCCTCCTCGCCGGGATCCCGGGAGGTCATCTGGCCGACCGATGCGGGCCACGCACGATCATGATGCTCGCCCTGCTGGTTCAGGCCCTGGCGATGTCCGCTCTCGTCCTGGTCGAGAGCTGGACCGCCCTCGCGGTCATCGCCACCGTCGACCAGCTTGCCGCGGCCGTCTGCGGCGCGGCCTGGGGAGCCCTCGTGGTCCGGGTCGGCACCGACCGCCCCGCGCTGTTCAGGGCCAAGCTCCGCACGTACGTCAATCTGGGCGTCGTCCTCGGAACCGTGGGCGCCGGGTTCGCGGTGACAGTGAACACGCGCACCGCCTACATCGTGCTGATTCTCGGCAACGCCGCCAGTTTCGCCCTGTGCGCCCTCCTCCTTCTCCTGCTCCCCCACTACCGGGCGCTCGCGGCACCGCCACAGCAGCAGCGCCGCTGGATCGCCCTCGCCGACCGTCCGTTCGTGACCTTCACAGCGCTCTATGGGGCGATGGGGCTGCAGTACACGGTCGTGTCCCTGATTCTGCCGATCTGGATCTCGGAGCACACCGACGCACCGCGCTGGACCGTGGCCGCGGTGTCAGCCTTCAATTCCGCGGTCTGCGTCCTCTTGCAGACCAGAATCGGATCCCGCATCGAAACCCCCCGCGACGGCGGCAGGGCGTTCCGCACAGCAGGACTGCTCTTCTTCCTCAGCTGTCCCATGATGGCCCTCACCGCGTACGCCCCCGTGTGGGCTGCCGTCGCCCTCGCTGTCGCGGCGATCTTCGTCCACAGCCTCGGGGAGATCTGGGAGTCCTCGGCGGGCTTCGCCCTCGGCTTCGGCCTGGCACCGGACCACGCCCAGGGCCAGTACCAAGGACTCCTCGGACTCGGCTTCAGCGCCGGTCAGGCCCTCGCCCCCGCCCTCCTCACCACCGTCGTACTCGGCCTCGGCACACCCGGCTGGCTGCTCCTCGGCGCGTTCCTCGCCATCGCGGGCGCCTTCGGCCCGGCGCTCGAACGCTGGGGCACGCGAACCCGGCCCCATCAGGAAGACGCACCCTCGAAACCCGGCGAACAAGGACACGAGGCACACACGACATGCTGATACGCCCTCACGATCGCGGCAGCCACGACGAGTCACTGGAATTCGTGCGGAGCCAGGGATTCGGACAACTCATCGCCGCCGGACGCGACCGCGATTTCCCCCGTCGCCGTACCCACCCAGTTCATCCTGCCGAACAGCGAGACGGTGCTGCTGCATCTGGCTTCAGGCAATCCCGTATGCGCCGCCGTACGCGAAAACCCTGCCGTCCTGCTGAGCGTCGTCGGGGACTGGACCTACATCCCGGGCGCCTGGAAGGCCATCGACAGCGAGGATCCCGCGCAAGGAATTCCCACGGTGTACTACGCCGCCGTACAGCTGCGATGCACAGCGGAGGTGCTCGAGGCACCTGAGGACAAGCTCGATGTGCTGCGCCGCCAGATCCAGCGGCTGGAGCCGGAGAGCGGCATCGCCGATCCGTCGGTGCACGAGCACCGTCTACGGGAGATCCGCGCCCTGCGGCTGACCATCCGCGAGGTCATCGGCAAGTTCAAATTCGGGGGCAACGTGGACGAGGCCCACCGCTCCGCGGTCGCCACCCGCCTGGCGGCACGCGGTGGGCCACGGGATTCGGCTGCACGGGAACACCTGCGGCGCAGATCGGGCGGCTGAGCAGCCACGCCACCCCGCTCGCCGGGTCGCAGCGCGGCGTCCCGGCGCGCCCCTTCGGCACTGCGGCACTGCGGCACTGCGATCACGATGAGTGACCGAACGGCTCCCCGCCGGTGCACTCCCTCTCCGCTGCCGGGCGCTCCCCACCTCAGACGAAGTTCAGCGCCACTGCGCCTCCCGCTCCCCCGAGCAGCATGAATGCCGGCATCAGCACCTTCAGCTCGACCCAGCTCCCGGCGCGGAACCGCATCATCCGCGGCGGCCCGATCGGGTACCAGCGCTTGCGACCGATCGGGATGGGCCACAGGATCGGGCAGCCGGAGACAGTCAGCGCGTCCCCGACGTCGTGCACCAGCGCACCGAGCACGACCGGCAGGCCCAGCCACAGATACTCCTGGCCCGCGCCCGTGAACAGCCAGTCCGAACCGTTGCCCGGCTTGTCCAGGACCCCCGCCATGATCCATGCGCTGGCCGCGGCCAGGAGCCACACCAGGACATCGCTGCTCGACCCGCGCGCCGCCCGCCACAGCAGGCCTTCGATGGCGAGCACCATGTGCACGAAGAGGAGCGCGAGCACCGCCCAGCGCCCCCCGGTCACCGCGAGCACCGACGAGCCCGCACCGATCAGCACCGCCCAGACCCAGGTGTGCGTGAGCGTCCGATGACCGCCGGAGCGGCGCGGGTCGCCGGGCTTCCGGGTCGCCCGGTAGACGGTGTAGGAGAGCTTGTCGACGATCTCGCACAGACCGCGTGAGACCGGTCCGAAGGCGCGCGAGATGGTCGCCGACTTGTGGTCGAGGTCGGGCGCGAGCGCGGCCCCGGCGCAGATCAGGGCTCCCACAACGAGGACCGGCCAGGGCATCGAGTGCCCCGCGGCCGTCGCGGCGGCGCCGACGCCCAGCCAGGCCGCAGCCCCCGACAATGAGTGTGCCGGTCCCATCATCGCTGCTCCCCGCCCCATTCCTGTTGTGCTGACGCCCTGTTGGCGACACAGCGTAGCGTTCATGATCTTCGTGCGGTCGTCCGGTTCCCTGATCGGGCGGGAAGGGAGGCAAGATGGGGGTGTGACCCTTATCGATCAGCTGCCGCCGGATGCCGACCCCGATGCCCTCTTCGAAGCCTTCTCCTCGTGGGCCGAGGACCAGGGGATCACTCTCTACCCGGCCCAGGAGGAGGCGCTGATCGAGGTGGTCTCCGGGGCAAATGTGATCTTGTCGACACCGACCGGCTCCGGCAAGAGCCTGGTCGCGGCCGGTGCGCACTTCACCGCGCTCGCCCAGGACAAGGTCACCTTCTACACCGCCCCGATCAAGGCGCTGGTGTCGGAGAAGTTCTTCGACCTGTGCAAGCTGTTCGGCACCGAGAACGTCGGCATGCTGACCGGCGACGCCTCCGTGAACGCCGACGCCCCGGTGATCTGCTGCACCGCCGAGGTCCTCGCCTCCATCGCGCTGCGCGACGGCAAGGACGCCGACATCGGCCAGGTCGTGATGGACGAGTTCCACTTCTACGCGGAGCCGGATCGCGGCTGGGCCTGGCAGATCCCGCTGCTCGAACTGCCGCAGGCGCAGTTCATCCTGATGTCGGCGACGCTCGGCGACGTCTCGATGTTCGAGAAGGACCTCACGCGCCGCACGGGCCGCCCCACGTCGGTGGTCCGCTCCGCGACCCGCCCCGTGCCCCTCTCGTACGAGTACCGCCTCACGCCCATCACCGAGACGATCACCGAACTCCTCGAGACCAAGCAGGCCCCCGTCTACATCGTGCACTTCACGCAGGCGCAGGCGGTGGAGCGTGCGCAGTCGCTGATGAGCATCAACATGTGCACCCGGGCGGAGAAGGACCAGATCGCGGAGCTGATCGGCAGCTTCCGCTTCACCACCAAGTTCGGCCGCAACCTCTCGCGCTATGTGCGGCACGGGATCGGCGTGCACCACGCGGGCATGCTGCCGAAGTACCGCCGTCTCGTGGAGAAGCTCGCCCAGGCGGGCCTCCTCAAGGTCATCTGTGGCACGGACACCCTCGGCGTCGGCGTGAACGTGCCCATCCGCACCGTGCTGTTCACGGCACTCACCAAGTACGACGGCAATCGCGTCCGCACCCTGCGCGCGCGGGAGTTCCACCAGATCGCCGGCCGCGCCGGGCGCGCGGGCTTCGACACGGCGGGCTTCGTCGTCGCCCAGGCCCCCGAGCACGTCATCGAGAACGAGAAGGCGCTCGCCAAGGCCGGCGACGACGCGAAGAAGCGCCGCAAGGTGGTGCGCAAGAAGGCTCCCGACGGTTTCGTGGGCTGGACCGAGAGCACCTTCGAGAAGCTCATCGCCTCCGAGCCCGAGCCCCTCACGTCGCGCTTCCGCGTCACCCACACCATGCTGCTCTCGGTGATCGCGCGGCCCGGCAACGCCTTCGAGGCGATGCGTCACCTCCTGGAGGACAACCACGAGCCGCGCAAGCAGCAGCTGCGCCACATCCGCCGTGCGATCGCCATCTACCGCTCCCTGCTGGACGGCGGCGTCGTCGAGAAGCTCGACGAGCCGGACGCCACCGGCCGCATCGTGCGTCTGACGGTCGACCTCCAGCAGGACTTCGCGCTCAACCAGCCGCTGTCGACCTTCGCCCTCGCCGCGTTCGAACTCCTCGAGCCCGATTCGCCCTCGTACGCCCTCGACATGGTCTCCGTCGTGGAGTCCACCCTCGACGACCCGCGCCAGATCCTCGCCGCCCAGCAGAACAAGGCGCGCGGAGAGGCGGTCGCGCTGATGAAGGCCGACGGCGTCGAGTACGAGGACCGGATGGAGCGCCTTCAGGACATCACGTACCCGAAGCCGCTGGAGGAGCTGCTCTTCCACGCCTACAACACGTACCGCACCAGTCACCCGTGGGTCGGCGACCACCCGCTGTCCCCGAAGTCCGTCATCCGGGACATGTACGAGCGGGCGCTGTCCTTCACCGAGTTCACCGCGTTCTACGAACTCGCCCGCACCGAGGGCATCGTCCTGCGCTACCTCGCCAGCGCCTACAAGGCCCTGGAGCACACCATCCCGGACGACCTGAAGTCCGAGGACCTGGAGGATCTGATCGCCTGGCTCGGCGAGATGGTCCGTCAGGTCGACTCCAGCCTCCTGGACGAGTGGGAGCAGCTCGCCAACCCCGAGGTGATGACGGCCGAGGAGGCCCAGGAGAAGGCCGACCAGGTCAAGCCGGTCACGGCCAACGCCCGCGCCTTCCGCGTCCTGGTCCGAAACGCGCTGTTCCGCCGCGTCGAGCTCGCCGCCCTCGACCACGTGGAGGAGCTGGGCGAGCTGGACGCCGAGTCCGGCTGGGACGCGGACGCCTGGGGCGCCGCCATGGACAAGTACTGGGACGAGTACGAGGACCTCGGCACCGGCCCCGACGCGCGCGGCCCCAAGCTGCTGCGCATCGAGGAGGATCCGGAGCACGGTCTGTGGCGCGTCCGCCAGACGTTCGCCGACCCCAACGGCGACCATGACTGGGGCATCAGCGCAGAGGTCGACCTCGCGGCCTCCGACGAGGAGGGCCGCGCCGTCGTCCGCGTCACGGACGTCGGCCAGCTCTGAGCGCCCCCAGCCCCCGGACAGGAGTCGAAGAACCGTCATGAACAATCCCGCCGACCGCCTGGTCGATCTGCTCGACCTGGAACAGATCGAGGTCAACATCTTCCGCGGCCGCAGCCCGCAGGAGTCCCTCCAGCGCGTCTTCGGCGGGCAGGTCGCCGGGCAGGCCCTCGTCGCGGCCGGCCGCACCACGGAGGGCGACCGGCCGGTGCACTCGCTGCACGCGTACTTCCTGCGGCCCGGGCGCCCGGGCGTACCCATCGTGTACCAGGTGGAGCGGGTGCGCGACGGTCGCTCGTTCACCACGCGCCGCGTCACGGCGATCCAGCAGGGTCGTACGATCTTCAATCTCACTGCCTCCTTCCATCAGCCCGAACAGGGCGCCTTCGAACACCAGCTGCCGCCCCGCATCGAGGCGCCCGCCCCCGAGTCGCTGCCGACGGTCGTCGAGGAGATCAAGGAGCATCTGGGCGCGCTCCCTGAGCAGTTGGAGCGAATGGCCCGTCGGCAGCCCTTCGACATCCGCTACGTGGACCGGCTGCGCTGGACCGCCGAGGAGATCAAGGACGCCGAGCCGCGCAGCGCCGTGTGGATGCGCGCCGTCGGCCCGCTCGGGGACGATCCGCTGGTGCACACCTGCGCCCTCACCTACGCCAGCGACATGACCTTGCTCGACGCGGTCCGCATCCCGGTGGAGCCGCTGTGGGGCCCCCGCGGCTTCGACATGGCCTCGCTCGACCACGCCATGTGGTTCCACCGGCCCTTCCGCGCCGACGAGTGGTTCCTGTACGACCAGGAGTCCCCGATCGCGACCGGCGGCCGCGGCCTCGCCCGGGGCCGCATCTACGACGTCGAGGGCCGACTCCTGGTCTCGGTCGTCCAGGAGGGGCTCTTCCGTCCCCACACCCCCCGTCACATGGGCACGCCCGCTCCGGACGCCTGAGCCGCAGCACCCGGCGCACGCCCGGCGCATGGGACAACCGGCATGAACGACACCCCCAGACCGATGAGAGTGAGCCGATGAGCGCCAGCACGGACCCCAGCGCCGGTCCGGAAGCCGACGACAGCCGCGACGCGGTACTCGCCAAGGCCGTACGGCTCCGCGAGTCCCGCCACCGCGAGGAGGCGCGGGCCCTCCTGGTCCCCCTCAGCGACCGCTTCCCGGACGACCCCGAAGTGGCGTACCAGACCGCGTGGGTGCACGACACCCTCGGCCTCGAAGCCGAGGCCCTGCCGTACTACCTGCGCGCGATCCAGCGGCCGGGCCTGACCGAGAGCGACCGCCGGGGAGCCCTCCTGGGCCTCGGCAGCACCTACCGCGTCCTCGGCCGGTACGAGGAGGCCGTCGCCGCGCTCCGCCACGCGTCCGAGGAGTTCCCCGAGGACGGAGCCCTCAAGACCTTCCTCGCCATGGCGCTGTACAACACGGGGCAGGCCCACGACGGGATGGGGATCCTGCTGCAGTTGCTCGCGAGGACGAGCCGGGACAAGGACATCGCCGTGTACGCCCCCGCCATCGAGCACTACGCCAAGGATCTCGACGCAACCGTCTAGCCGAACCGTCCAGCCGGAGCGGGTCCCGGTCCGGTGAGGTCCGGCGACGCCTGGCCGGGGCCGACGATGGGTGAGCGGGGGTCGGCCGCGTCGGCTAGGTCCGCCTGCGGCACAGCCATGTGAAGAACCCTCTCCGCTCGTCGCGCCCGCCCCTGTCCGGCTCCGGCATGTGCCTCTCCGTCAGCCCGGTCTCGGGCGCGTGCTCGCGGGGAACCGCCACGGCGGCGTCCGCGGCCGGCCACGGCACCGGGTCGAGCGCCGGATGGGGGCGGGGCGATGCGGAGATGGGCGGACGGCCCGGCCGAGGCGCAGGGCGCAGCCGCCTGGCCTCCTCCAGGGTGAGGATCAGGCTGGCCCGCAGCCAGCTGATCTCGTTAGGGTCGTCGGCGGTCAGGATCCGCTCGACGATGCGTGTCGTGGGTGAATCGGGTGCTGCCTGGGTCAGCGGCTCGGGCTTGAGCCGGTGCAGGTAGGCGCGTTCGTAGGGGTCCCTGACCACCTCCGCGAGCTGCACCGGGTCGAGCAGTGACGCGCCGGCTGCGGCGCGCTCCCACGGGTCCTCCGACTGTCGCAGCAGGAAGCCCGCGTGCCTGCTCCGCCAGCGGCGCGCCCGTAGGTCAGCGCCTGCTTCCAGCCGGGCACGCAGCCCCGCCGGCACACGCCCGGTGAGCAGGGCCGCGCTGGCCGGGGAGGCGGTGAACCGGCGTAGCTCTTCTTCGAGATAGAGCCAGACAACCGCTCTGTAGCGGTTCACGTAGAACTTCACCGGTGTCAGCACACCCGCGCGGGCGAGGCGGGTGAACCGCGCCGGTGTGATCTCCATGAGGGCCGCGCCCTCCGCTGTGCCCACGGTTTTGACATGTGCCCGCAGGGACTCCGGGAATCCCGGTGCCGCGCGCACGCGATCGATCTCCTCCCGCTGCACCCGACGGCGTCCACCGGCCGGGTCCGCGACGGTGCGGATCCGGCCCAGCATCACCGCCAGGTCGAACTCGCCGCGTTTCAGCCCCAGTTCCCGCGCGGCGCTGCTGCGTGCGACCGTCGCCGGCGCCCCGGCCCGTGAGGTCGGTGGGTGACTTGACGGACCTGAAGGGCTGGGCCCGGCCTGCGCCGTGGCCGACGGGACCGGGCCGACGGGCCTGAACGCGGCCCCCGGTCCTAAAGCGGATCCAACTCCGGGCGCCGCTCCCGATCCGGACGCGGACCCCGGTCCGACTGCGGCGACGAGATGGGCAATGGTCTGTGTCTCGCCAGTCATGGCGGTTCTCCCCCGTGCGTGGTCATTGCTCGTGGAAAAACCGTAGCCCGGCCGCCCCCTTTCCCGCTCGGCCTGTGGATAACTCTGCCCGCGCTCCCGTTCCTCCAGGTCAGAGGTCTACGACGGGAGTCCTTTCCGGATGCCGGGCGCCCACGCCGAGGTGTTCGCCGACGCGGTTCACCAGGAGCGTCATCTCGTACGCGACCTGGCCGATGTCGGCCTGCGCGGAGCTGAGCACGCACAGGCAACTGCCGTCGCCCGCAGCCGTCACGAACAGGACGGCGTCGTCGAACTCGATCATTGTCTGACGTACGTTGCCCGCGTGGAAATGGCGGCCGGACCCCTTCGCCAAGCTGTGCAGCCCCGACGACACCGCCGCCAGATGTTCGGCGTCCTCCCGCTCGAGGTCCGAGCTCGCCCCGGTCACCAGGCCGTCGTTGGACAGCACCAAGGCGTGCCGTACATGCTCCACACGCTTGGTCAAGTCGTC from Streptomyces flavofungini includes:
- a CDS encoding metal-dependent hydrolase — protein: MMGPAHSLSGAAAWLGVGAAATAAGHSMPWPVLVVGALICAGAALAPDLDHKSATISRAFGPVSRGLCEIVDKLSYTVYRATRKPGDPRRSGGHRTLTHTWVWAVLIGAGSSVLAVTGGRWAVLALLFVHMVLAIEGLLWRAARGSSSDVLVWLLAAASAWIMAGVLDKPGNGSDWLFTGAGQEYLWLGLPVVLGALVHDVGDALTVSGCPILWPIPIGRKRWYPIGPPRMMRFRAGSWVELKVLMPAFMLLGGAGGAVALNFV
- the dctA gene encoding C4-dicarboxylate transporter DctA, which codes for MAAPASPGSAPTTAPGHDRPPSRPWYGQLYFWVLTAIVCGVLTGWLWPGVGVALEPVGTTFVSAIKMLIAPIVFLTIVGGIGGVDSLRRVGRVGLKSLACFQAGTLVALALGLIAVNVFRPGAGVHADPGELHLAGDAAQYVKDGEGQSWWHFLTDVVPSSAVGAFAEGNILQVIFFSVLFGIALKAVGPTGAPIVEGINRLSTVVFKILHYVMLAAPVGAFGAMAFTIGKYGISTLTSLGRLIGLFYGTSLFFVVVVLGGVLALLRISVFRLLHYLREEFLIVLGTSSSESVLPRVMTKLTGLGVRRDIVGLTVPTGYSFNLDGSSIYLSLAAVYIAQATDTPLSLGQQLGLLAVMILTSKGSGGVTGAGFIALAATLSSVGTVPAAGIMLIFGIDKFMSECRALTNLAGNSVATLLVARWEGALDTPRVNRVLRTGTPEPPPDPEPEAVPPTEHDTGPPPALVTT
- a CDS encoding FMN-binding negative transcriptional regulator — protein: MSPVAVPTQFILPNSETVLLHLASGNPVCAAVRENPAVLLSVVGDWTYIPGAWKAIDSEDPAQGIPTVYYAAVQLRCTAEVLEAPEDKLDVLRRQIQRLEPESGIADPSVHEHRLREIRALRLTIREVIGKFKFGGNVDEAHRSAVATRLAARGGPRDSAAREHLRRRSGG
- a CDS encoding LysR family transcriptional regulator — its product is MDIRQLEYFLAIVDHGGFGRAANALYVSQPALSQAVRALERDLGGTLFHRIGRRAVLTEAGTALIEPARAAVRGLATARASVAAVHELRDGKLDIAAMPSQAVEPLTTMVRAFSGPYPGVSVSVRAAFTSRDVVDMVRTGAAELGLLATSEPLPDKEVVSHAAGEQRFVLVTPPDGPFPAGRPIACEELSGQRLIVGQRGTGMRAYVDGLRERGIDIAVAAETEHRVAILPLVLAGVGLAVVTESWRTMAERAGALVLDIEPRTTLRIALVSRRTGLSPAARTFVTCALEAVDNCANPQVRR
- a CDS encoding MFS transporter, with protein sequence MIKGRSPGRTAHIGSNRSERVLILASFVNRVGNGLFNAAAALYFTLIVELPAVQVGAALTVAGLIGLLAGIPGGHLADRCGPRTIMMLALLVQALAMSALVLVESWTALAVIATVDQLAAAVCGAAWGALVVRVGTDRPALFRAKLRTYVNLGVVLGTVGAGFAVTVNTRTAYIVLILGNAASFALCALLLLLLPHYRALAAPPQQQRRWIALADRPFVTFTALYGAMGLQYTVVSLILPIWISEHTDAPRWTVAAVSAFNSAVCVLLQTRIGSRIETPRDGGRAFRTAGLLFFLSCPMMALTAYAPVWAAVALAVAAIFVHSLGEIWESSAGFALGFGLAPDHAQGQYQGLLGLGFSAGQALAPALLTTVVLGLGTPGWLLLGAFLAIAGAFGPALERWGTRTRPHQEDAPSKPGEQGHEAHTTC
- a CDS encoding tartrate dehydrogenase gives rise to the protein MNRHHPVTRHRIALVPGDGIGAEVLPPAQLVLNAVGARHGIAFSYDSYDWSCERYLREGAMMPPDGLDQLRDKDAILLGAVGCPGVPDHVSLWGLLIPIRRGFRQYVNLRPIRVFEGVESPLRAAASGGVDGGVEFVVVRENVEGEYSEIGGRLNRGTSEELAVQEAVFTRAGVTRVLDFAFGLAARRGVTLTSATKSNGIVHTMPFWDELVAERAAAHPRVSWNQEHIDALAAKFVLDPGRFDVVVASNLFGDILSDLAAAVAGSIGIAPAANLNPERDFPSMFEPVHGSAPDIAGRGIANPLGAIWSAAMMLDHLGHPAAAKDITDAIAAVLAKTDVRTPDLGGSASTAEFTDKLLELL
- a CDS encoding chaplin, whose product is MSAMKMKKLAAVVLGTSALVLGGAGLASADSGAQGAATNSPGVVSGNVIQVPVHVPVNVCGNSINVVGLLNPTFGNTCVND